The sequence AGATATGTTAGGATACTCTGAGACTTAAAATCTTAAAGATATAAATAGTTAACTTGTAAAAACAAATTGATAAAAAAACATTTTCCATTTTTTATATGTACATAATACATCATAATATTGATATATTGTGCCATTAAAGTGACCATTTATTGGTCAAGAGGGTTCtaaaccaaaagaaaaaggaaaaaaagtacaaaattttaaaaaagtgAGATCACCTGTTCAGTATTGTTTCTTCAGCCCTCGCAACATTTACAGGTCGATGTATTTTCAAATCAAGCCAACCCCACATAGAAATAATTAACTCTAACATATACAATAACAATATGGCAATATACATGGCAGTCTTTTTACATTCCGGTTTTGGGCATTAAACTGCCATACTTACTTAAACTCAACTACACTAGACTGCACTGTACTAGAAGAAGAATTTTCATATTTACTCTTTTAGTCTTGCTAGCACTGTATTTCGTATACTGGAGTAGATACCATAATATACAATATTAGCTGTGTAATTTTTATGCTCACGACTTAAGAAACTGGAATATGTGGTTTATAAGAACTAGTGGACTCTCACAGATTTCCAGAGATATCTCAGAGCCTTTTGATAATTCACAAATCCCATGAACCAAAACTCATGATTATCCACAGTTTCTACTTGTATGTATTTCTCAGCAGGCTTAGCTATATTCTCACATGGAATCACTGCTTTCAGTCTTCCAACAGGTATGACCACCTGCAAAAACCCAATAACAAATCTCAAACTGAGAAAATTAAGAAAACCCAAGATAGATCAGTTATGATAACCATTGAATTCCACCTGCAAGTATTGTGAACATGTTTTAGTAAGCTCATAAGAGTATTTTGATTTAAACAGGTTAAGTCTTTGACTTATTTAGATGGTTCATCTAAATTCACACTAATAAGTGGGTCTATTGTATAAATTTGTGTGATTTTAGATGAAccatctaaacaaatcaaaaaacTGACCAAAAGAGTTACCCATAAGATGAATAAAATACAATGCCAGTGCACATAATTTAGTAATCATAGAACTAAGTGTAAAACAGATATTAACTTAATAAGAAGTAATGGCTAGTTTTACTGTTATAACCATCTTTAAATACTTTTAAACAAGCCATTTAAAATGATGGTAATTTTGTATAATCCTGTGTTCATTACCCTGTATTCACTCCATCTAGTCCTTCCATCAGAAGTTGTGTAGCGAAGGGGATTGTCACTGCAGAAGGCCAGTTTTTCAGTTGATATGAAGAGTAATCCTGCAACAGGGCCAGTGCTGGTGGACAAATAACAAGAAGAGGTCTTCAAAAGCTTTTCTGAGGGACCAACACTGAAGCTTAGTTTGAATATATTCTCAAGCCCACCTTCTGCCACTATTTTGGCCCCCAAGCTCACCTTTGACCATACTGTTTCAGGCATGCTTCCCCCAAGCTTCACTGTCAGAAGAAACTAAGTAAAATTTATTAATCTTGAATAACCTCTTCTACTAGCAATGATCAATGCTTATGTCTTGGATTTGGAGAAGAATGTATTAGAAATAACCTACTGTGTATCAAAATGTTATCAACCAAAGTCTCAGCATTTTTGCTCCACCTATTCAAGGTGTGAAAGACCCCGTCAATCCTACCTGTGCAAACACATCAAGCCAACTTATGATTATTCAAAAATTTCTTAAGGAATGAATTTCATTGGGTACAACAGGCCAGGTTATGACTGTTAAAATATATTCTGAAGGAATTATTTTGATTGGAATAATGCTGGTTTCAAGTCATTAGGGATTGAGTATCCTAGTAAAGAACATATGAAAGGTATCAAAGAGTAAGAAAAATGTGATATGAGAAAAGGGATGGTTCTTGCTATGTAGAATGTATTTTTATTTTGTTCCCGGCTGAACTGTGCTATGCAATGCCATTGAACTGCCAATAAGCCTCTGTTTGAATTTGCATGCTTAAATTGATATAAAACAAactaaattttttatatattatgtatattaatttttatttttttaataaattttcattttatcATTTATATAATAATGTTATACATATTGAAAAAAAGATGAGTAAAAGAAGTCATACCCTTAAAttcaaaaaacataaaacaaaatcaCTAAAAGACCAGCTAAAACAGAGAAAAGAGGCAATTCTAGAGAAGAAACTCCTTTCATAGAACCAGGGAAGTTCTGCTTCATGGCCTTAAGGACTGTTATTCTACAAGTCACCAGCATTTCTGACGTACCAATGTGAATTCTTCTCCTAGAAGAGATACTTCCAACATTTATGGATCAAAAGTTATTGTTTAAACTCATGTAATTTCTACAGTTCATAATGTTAGGTTTTTACATTTCTGATTTTGAGCTGTGTGTGATATGTTTCAttatcaatattttagatcatactATATCATCAAGATGAAAGAAATAATTAgaaagcaaaaatgaaaaaaactTATTTGTCTTAGAGGTCTTGCCAGTGAGATTGGGTATAAAATGAAATGAGAATGTGGGTCACAATTTAAAAACTGTGTATAAGAAAGAACTATTTTGAACTGAATTAGAGAAAGCATACTACCACATATAAGCGATTGGAATGCCAGAAAATTACACTTTGCAGATGAATCCCGAGAAACTTCAGTGCCATCCAAAACATAAGGGGATGACGGCACTGTGGGGTTGCTAGAGACTTCCTGCATGGGGGGACTCATATTTCTGCTCTGTGGATTGATATGCCCACTATGACTTCCAATCTCTGCATCTTCATGGGGAGCTTTTGCAGGCTGCAATGGCAGTGGGGCTTTCCATGTAGCTGCAAGCTTATTGTTAGGATTTGCAGAAGGATGTGCTGGGTCACCCATTATATCTGTACCATAATTATTCATAGGAAATACTATTACCATATCAGTACTGCCCTTGTTGCTGATTATAGTTTCTCTCTCTCTTGTTTTGCCATCAATCTGCTTATCTTCATCAGATGGCTGGCTATTGAACCTGACCTTTTTCTGCTGAGATTTGTGATTCAAATCCATAACTCAAAATAATTTATACAGGATTAAGAAAAAGATAAGATCAGAGAACTTCATAACTCTCAATCTGTTAATATCAACAATGGAGAAACAGTGCAAAAAATACCCAATTGTCATTTTTAAATCAGGCATATCTTACACTCCTTAAAATCCTCTCACCCACTCAATCGAATACACATAAAAGTAAATTCTATAAAGTAATTATTAAAGCAATAAGCAACCCATGTGGCATATCTCTGTGGAGAACATGTATACAGTAGGCATAATTCCCACTTGCTGacatgaaatattttattgtttttctcCATTAGAAGCACAAAGTGATGTGTTCAACTGATCCTTCCACCCAAGGTTTTGATATCTTCTTTCTTAAGGAAAGACTATATACCCTAGAATCTTCATGTATGGAACTTACAACCAAAATGTCTTGAAACCTTCAAGAAAATTTTATGAAATCATAAACATATGGCAATTTCAAGCAACTGGTAAAACATCATGCAAACGGCTATAGAATCATTGCAATAACAtggacaatattttatttttttgattccaAATTACAGTACAATGTATACTTCAATACAGCAAACAAAGGCAAGTTTAGTCACACTCTTGAGTGGAAATGTGGAATATAATGCTGGCAATGCAAGGGATAATATGGAATAAAGTTGTCCATGAAAGTTTAGAGAACCCCATGGAAAGCCTTTTGAAAACAGTGAAATACCCTATCTTTTATTCTTTGCCTTTATTCTTttcatatttagactaattcctctTTATAGACGGTGAACGAATGCTTTTACTCCAAGTAAGAACATAGTCTGATGCCTTTTACATGAtacaaaccaaaaaaatattatatttgcatTCTAAATATAAATAGTTTTATACTTATAACCAGTAATTACAAGCatatattcaaaataaaaaataatttataaagaAAAATACTTTACAGAAATAATGTgtgtaataaatttaatttaatttacattAATTAGAGTTGAGTTgataattcaaataaatatttaaaagtTAAATGTTTCAAGGTTGAATATTTTGTTTTAAGGAATTGATTTTGATGTCACATTAAACTCATTCACCACTGTTCAAAATGAAAGATTCATAGTTTGATACATGTGTTAGACATCcttttataatataattttgttggcatttgcatgaagattgcattaatgaaatgttatgttgtcattgatgtcaattaaccggtaatgatgttgttataatgttgttttgtaaccgataggaagagctagtgaagggaactacaaccggtaggtgagtttgcggacgaaaccggtattgctatgtaATGGAGaggtgaaccggtaaaccctacctattgatatgataaaccctaaccgatgaagtttggtgaatcggttctattggtttataatctgatgatgagcggtaatgattatgacacgtatgcatgttgtatgagaagagtttcaaatgatttttggcaCGTAAAGgtaacggtttttatcttgggaatgagaaagttcattgcatgtaatgtaaactacgtgatgagttacagtgttcgatgaagcggtgatcaaggaatgATCGAGGTTATCTTGAATGTTGTGCACTGATTGTTATgcaatctaacggtcatacttgaaccgatttgtttgtaatctctatgagagaattaggtttttgatatgttaccgacctattgttttgtttataaggtcgatgagttattttgttgaggagttggcaatttgtagttgagagtgagagtgtggttgccgaaccagatgatgtatctgcagtatgtgtaaaggtagataagagcatgaaaaggatctgaacaagcaagtgtagtgctattcaaacatatcagcaaacccttgttgttttctaacaattacaacagttaaatcccctaactgggtaagctctaacaagcttagtgttattcaaatcctctaaccaggtgatccattagcttggatttcaaatcctctaccaaggttgctccttatagggtattgcttctaatagggcattatagtcaatcccttaactgggtggtccctaataggatctgttcttaataggactaattataaagctttaataggcttgactcctaatagggcgaacttcagaagagttcagaatacttgtgggtattcatccccaccatggtttttcccatttgggtttccacgtcaaaaatattgtgtcaagtggtgaatgcttttgtggttatgtttactatggttgaattgcttgattgctaaatccactttgatatgttatgttaactggaagcaatctgaaatgaggttttacttatgttagtaaagtatttgaatgattcagttaaatggtttgagaggttaagagatgttttactgttagtctgttataacagtcGACCGATTTAacttgtcagtattattgcatttgaagtttagtgtttaaacttgtcagtttagagtttgcattgagaggttgattttgaaattggtgaaagtttatgtcatttttccatctactgattcaccccccacccctctcaatagttgaccggatccttattctttcatcataccatcagttggtattagagcatttcaagtcctctaaggtctaagcctctcaacttgaggtaaagatcttgtagaacatgatgaagaaggaaggtacaaggtttaatagagagaactacaggatgtggagtgatagaatgaaaatttatatcaagagtctaggaagtcaatattgggaacatgttggtactcaatatgttgcacctagtgggattatgactgatgatcagaagaaagaacaacaagaaaacaatcaagcattagaggctattatcagttctttgtctgatgcagagtatgtagatgtccatggtctggagactgcatatgaggtatggaagaaacttgaagagatctatagcagtgatgagcatgtgaagattgccaaagaagagagtctaagagaaaaatttgatgacatgcggatggctgaaggtgagaatatacaatagtatagtcaaaggatcaaagagatagttggtgagatcaagagtgttagtggtaaagtggaagatgccacagtgactAGCAAGGTGTTGAGAAACGTTCTattggtctacgctatccgagttgcatccATTTAGGagataaaatctattgacaaaatgaaggtaacccttgactctatcattggtaagcttactacttatgaattaaatggttatgatggtagtgttcataaatctgaatctgcatttagagcttcagtttctaacccatctatgaggaaaagtagagatgtcagtcatagctatgaatctagatccagcagagaagttgatgatgaagacagtttggttgagcttgaaacattgttggccaagtggttgcccagaggtaccagtaagtacagaggtaaattacctttaaaatgttttgcatgcaacaagattggacacattgaaactaattgtcctaatggtgacaatgagcacaagcgttagaagtttaagaagtacaagggaaaaggcaaaagagattgtctcattgcagttgatgggggtatcactgatgaggaatatgagggagatgctaatgaagatattgttttTTTAGCGATTAAAGAATAGACATCTaattagaaggcattagtttctcacatggataattctgatgataggatcattgatagtggttgttcacatcgcaTGACTAGTGACCacagcaaatttctttccttgaaggaatttgatggcggaggtgagatttggtaatgactcaccctacatggtaaaaggtaaggtaactatttctcttaatgggaagagcagtgcaaatgatgtctactaggttgaaggactaaagcacaatcttttgagtgttgtacaACTCAgtgacagaggatatccattggagtttaagaatggaatgtgcaaaatctatgggagcaaaggtgaactgattgcaaccgacaaacaaatgaaaggtaacctatttcacctgaatcctaaagtcaacaactgtttaattgctaaaatagatgatagttggctttggcataggagattttgtcatataaattttgataacattgttaaagtgagtaagtccaagacagtgagaggtttgccttagttggacaaaccggttaatgctttgtgtaaggaatgtcaattgagaaagatgacatcctcaacttttaagagcaaatatttttcatctgaacatctgttagatttggttcatacagacttTTGTGGACCAGTAAGGACTAAAAGTATTtgaggtgacagatattttatgatcttcactgatgattgctcaagaatgatgtgggtcacattcttgaaggataaaacagaagcatttagtaagttcaaggcattcagggccttaggtAAAAAGGAAAATGGCAAGAAGATAAAGTTTTTTAGggttgatcaaggtggtgaattcacttatctggaattcactagatattgtgaagaaaatggtatcaaatggaagTTTTTTGCAcagaggacaccacaacagaatggtattgcagagaggaacaaccggtcagttgttgaagctgctagaacgatgttgatacaaggaggtgtagcaaaaactttctagagagaacctgtcaacacaactatctacactatgaaccagatattggtaaaaagaggtaaggataagactccttatgaatactggtatggtagatcacctaatgtctgttattttaagatatttggaagtaatttttttattaagagatgtgactatgttagtaagtttgaggctaaaagtgatgaaggtatatttcttggttactccaccaagagtaaggcctacaaatgttataacaaccggacatagagaattattgagagtgttgatgtttgagtggatgagtatcctgaagtcttagaggaaaccagtgtggtgaaaaggatgaagatccttgcattctttttttggaaccagaacctgtgaagCTAGAAGCtgataaagagaatgttgttgtaccagttcaattggaacaggtagattcaaaagaagatgatgataatgaagaagaagaacctgaagataatgatcatgttattctgaggtatgtgagactcaatcacaatcctaaccaaattattggagataaggatgctggagtgttaaccagaagaagaattggagagaatgatcttcactattgagcctagaactgctaaggaagcatttggagatgatcactaggccaaagatatggaggaggagcttgatcaaaatgagaagaacaacacatgtaccctagtacctagaccaatgaataaaaatgtgataggtattaAGTGGAtattcaagaataaactgaatgaagatggtgtagtagtccgaaacaaagctagattggtttgtaaaggttatgcacaagaagaaggagaagactatggtgagaattttgcaccagttgctaaactggaaggtgtcaggactttacttgcatttgtagcatataagggattcaaagtatatcagatggatgtgaagtcaacatttgttagtggaatactggaagaagaagtatacattaagcagccacatggttatgctttgactgatgaaaagacatggtatgcaaattgcacaaggcactgtatgggttaaagcaagcaccaagaccatggtatgagaggctacattcacacctgatgaagattggttttcagagaaccagtgaagacaacaacatatatctcaaatctgaagaag is a genomic window of Cryptomeria japonica chromosome 7, Sugi_1.0, whole genome shotgun sequence containing:
- the LOC131056399 gene encoding putative GEM-like protein 8 isoform X1, with amino-acid sequence MDLNHKSQQKKVRFNSQPSDEDKQIDGKTRERETIISNKGSTDMVIVFPMNNYGTDIMGDPAHPSANPNNKLAATWKAPLPLQPAKAPHEDAEIGSHSGHINPQSRNMSPPMQEVSSNPTVPSSPYVLDGTEVSRDSSAKCNFLAFQSLICGRIDGVFHTLNRWSKNAETLVDNILIHMKLGGSMPETVWSKVSLGAKIVAEGGLENIFKLSFSVGPSEKLLKTSSCYLSTSTGPVAGLLFISTEKLAFCSDNPLRYTTSDGRTRWSEYRVVIPVGRLKAVIPCENIAKPAEKYIQVETVDNHEFWFMGFVNYQKALRYLWKSVRVH
- the LOC131056399 gene encoding GEM-like protein 5 isoform X3; translation: MDLNHKSQQKKVRFNSQPSDEDKQIDGKTRERETIISNKGSTDMVIVFPMNNYGTDIMGDPAHPSANPNNKLAATWKAPLPLQPAKAPHEDAEIGSHSGHINPQSRNMSPPMQEVSSNPTVPSSPYVLDGTEVSRDSSAKCRIDGVFHTLNRWSKNAETLVDNILIHMKLGGSMPETVWSKVSLGAKIVAEGGLENIFKLSFSVGPSEKLLKTSSCYLSTSTGPVAGLLFISTEKLAFCSDNPLRYTTSDGRTRWSEYRVVIPVGRLKAVIPCENIAKPAEKYIQVETVDNHEFWFMGFVNYQKALRYLWKSVRVH
- the LOC131056399 gene encoding putative GEM-like protein 8 isoform X2 produces the protein MDLNHKSQQKKVRFNSQPSDEDKQIDGKTRERETIISNKGSTDMVIVFPMNNYGTDIMGDPAHPSANPNNKLAATWKAPLPLQPAKAPHEDAEIGSHSGHINPQSRNMSPPMQEVSSNPTVPSSPYVLDGTEVSRDSSAKCNFLAFQSLICRIDGVFHTLNRWSKNAETLVDNILIHMKLGGSMPETVWSKVSLGAKIVAEGGLENIFKLSFSVGPSEKLLKTSSCYLSTSTGPVAGLLFISTEKLAFCSDNPLRYTTSDGRTRWSEYRVVIPVGRLKAVIPCENIAKPAEKYIQVETVDNHEFWFMGFVNYQKALRYLWKSVRVH